DNA from Algisphaera agarilytica:
ACCGAAGAACTCGTCGGGGGTGGTGACGACGACCTTCATGAGCGGCTCCATGAGCTGGAGGCCGGCCTTCTTGGTCGCTTCCTTGAATGCCAGGGTGCCGGCCATCTCGAAGGCGATCTGCGAGGAGTCAACGTCGTGGTACTTACCGTCGGTGAGCTCGACCTTGACGCCCAGCAGCGGGTAGCCCGCGAGGACGCCGGAGATCGCGGTGTTGCGGCAACCGACGCCGACCGAGGGGATGAACTCGCGGGGGATGGCACCGCCAGCGATCTTGTCGACGAAGACGACGCCGTCTTCCCACTTGAGCTCTTGCTCTTCAGCTTCTTCCTCGGTGATGGGCGAGACGTTGATCGTACAGTCGCCGAACTGACCGCGGCCGCCGGACTGCTTCTTGTGGATGCCGCGGGCTTCGGCGGAACCGGTGATGCATTCCTTGTAGGCCACGCGGGGTTGGCCGACGTTCACGCCGATCTTCATGTCACGGGTGAGCTTAGTGGTGATGATGTCCAGGTGCAGCTCGCCCATGCCGGCGATGATGGTCTGGCCGGTTTCTTCGTCGTAGTTGGCTTGGAACGACGGGTCTTCGCGGCGGATGGTGCCCAGAGCGTTGGACAGCTTTTCCTTGTCGCCGGCGGTGGCGGGCTCGATGGACATCGAGATCACGGGATCGGGGAAGTCCATCCGGTCGAGGACGATCGAGTCGTCCGCGTCACACAGGGTTTCACCGGTGTAGCTGTTCTTGAGGCCGACCACGGCGACGATCTCGCCGGCGAGCGCTTCGTCGCGGGCCAGGCGGTCCTTCGAGTGCATCTCGAAGATACGGCTGACGATCTCTTTCTTGCCGTTGTTGGAGTTGAGCACGCGGGTGCCCTTGGTCAGCTTGCCGGAGTAGATGCGGACGTAGGTCAGGTCGCCGTGGGCGTCGTTGACGATCTTGAAGACCAGGGCCGACAGCGGCGCGTTTTCGTCGTGGGGACGGGTGAGGCGCTTCTCGGCGTCGTCCGGATCGGTACCTTCGGTCTCGGGCACTTCGGTGGGGTTGGGCAGGTAGTCGATGACGCCGTCGAGCAGCTTCTGCACGCCGATGTTTTGGAGGGCCGAGCCGCAGAAGGTCGGGTGGATTTCTTTGGACAGCGTGCCCTTACGCAGCGCGGCGGTGATCTGCTCGT
Protein-coding regions in this window:
- the fusA gene encoding elongation factor G, with the translated sequence MSTTTTPTGKLTRLQKTRNFGICAHIDAGKTTTTERVLYYTGKSYKIGEVHDGTATMDHLQDEQDRGITIQSAATTCPWTRDGIEYTCNLIDTPGHVDFTMEVERSMRVLDGAVVVFDGKEGVEAQSETVWRQAERYGVPRICFINKMDKIGADFQFSFDSIGERLGAKAVPVQIPIGAGHEFEGLVDLLAMKAFYFTGDMGSVVEEKEIPDELKELAEQKREEMIEGACDVDDDLAELYLGGEEISNEQITAALRKGTLSKEIHPTFCGSALQNIGVQKLLDGVIDYLPNPTEVPETEGTDPDDAEKRLTRPHDENAPLSALVFKIVNDAHGDLTYVRIYSGKLTKGTRVLNSNNGKKEIVSRIFEMHSKDRLARDEALAGEIVAVVGLKNSYTGETLCDADDSIVLDRMDFPDPVISMSIEPATAGDKEKLSNALGTIRREDPSFQANYDEETGQTIIAGMGELHLDIITTKLTRDMKIGVNVGQPRVAYKECITGSAEARGIHKKQSGGRGQFGDCTINVSPITEEEAEEQELKWEDGVVFVDKIAGGAIPREFIPSVGVGCRNTAISGVLAGYPLLGVKVELTDGKYHDVDSSQIAFEMAGTLAFKEATKKAGLQLMEPLMKVVVTTPDEFFGNVTGDLNRRRAIIVGDEERGVVRIITAEAPLSEMFGYSNSLRGMSQGRASYAMEPLKYAAVPANVAKTILENQEG